From Anaerolineae bacterium, one genomic window encodes:
- a CDS encoding calcium-binding protein, translated as MGGLWWLWRWRWPLSGRGLRRWLLAWVVLLLWLGSMTAQAASNALPSPAGRLDDRVLPVDINQFKPPECAGITVSNLFVASASDGIVFGTAGNDLILGTAGVDWLNGQGGDDCIVGGAGDDGLIIIPLLNGGAGDDVILGGPGNDIIEGANGNDALYGQGGNDILFGSAGADYLNGGNGADYCDGGTGANTVVNCP; from the coding sequence ATGGGCGGCTTGTGGTGGCTTTGGCGATGGCGGTGGCCCTTGTCGGGGCGAGGGCTGAGGCGCTGGCTCCTGGCCTGGGTGGTCCTGTTGCTTTGGCTGGGCAGCATGACGGCGCAGGCGGCCAGCAACGCCTTGCCTTCCCCCGCGGGGCGGCTGGACGACCGGGTGTTGCCGGTGGACATCAACCAGTTCAAGCCGCCGGAGTGTGCCGGGATCACGGTCAGCAATCTCTTTGTGGCCAGCGCTTCGGACGGGATCGTCTTTGGCACGGCGGGCAACGATTTGATCCTGGGGACGGCGGGTGTGGATTGGTTGAATGGGCAGGGCGGTGACGATTGCATTGTGGGCGGCGCTGGCGATGATGGCCTGATCATCATCCCTTTGCTGAACGGTGGCGCGGGCGACGATGTGATTTTGGGCGGCCCGGGCAATGACATCATCGAGGGCGCCAACGGGAACGATGCGTTGTATGGCCAGGGAGGGAATGACATCCTTTTCGGCAGTGCAGGAGCGGATTATCTGAACGGTGGCAACGGCGCTGATTA